The following nucleotide sequence is from Eubacterium sp. 1001713B170207_170306_E7.
GGTCATGAGCATTCGTTTGAAAACGGCGTCGTCCTCCGGCGTCCGTTTTTTTATTTTGGTGGCGTGGCCTGCCTGGCGCTGCTTTTGGTTTAAAAAGCGCTGGTAGAGCAGCTCGTCAATATTGGCGGAGCTGTACACAAAACCCGACGGGCTGAGAACCGCGGTGGCCTTTTCGAGAACAAGGGCAGCCAGTCCGTAATCATGGGTTATAATAATGTCCTGCGGTTCAGCCATCCCGGCGATTTTATAATCGCTGGCATCGCGGCCCTGATCCACCCGGATTACCTCGCAGTCATCATCACCTTCGAAATCATGGGCGGTATCAGCGACCATCAGCAGCGGAATTTTGTAGGAAGCGGCAGTTTCCTCACAAATATTACGAACGCCCTTGGGGCAGGCATCACCGTCAATAATAAT
It contains:
- a CDS encoding DUF188 domain-containing protein; translated protein: MRIIIDGDACPKGVRNICEETAASYKIPLLMVADTAHDFEGDDDCEVIRVDQGRDASDYKIAGMAEPQDIIITHDYGLAALVLEKATAVLSPSGFVYSSANIDELLYQRFLNQKQRQAGHATKIKKRTPEDDAVFKRMLMTFVAPVELIQE